In the Harmonia axyridis chromosome 3, icHarAxyr1.1, whole genome shotgun sequence genome, one interval contains:
- the LOC123677138 gene encoding arginine-glutamic acid dipeptide repeats protein isoform X13 produces the protein MAGSQGEIRVGPASQARLPEYRPGVPPDQLSPDPEDSVTREELRWVPAMTLDTDLLMYLRAARSMAAFAGMCDGGCPEDGANAASRDDTTINALDVLHDANYDPGRALQSLVKCPVPKGVYKKWSEEETKRFVKGLRQFGKNFFRIRKDLLPHRDTPELVEFYYLWKKTPGANNNRPHRRRRQGSLRRIRNTRNSRGANNSNSNRNGAPAETETSRPSPGPGKEPGETSSVTEDDDEENDSDSRDSQYRCSHCFTTNSKDWQPGGRDRQILCVDCRAHYKKTNDLPPIANQNNLEDIISTDNPDESPQRMRTRNKAAKEQSTRSCTRPKRGGTETPEPKTPVKQSSSDKSSNTPNKKKPKLETPTKSRKRVHEKEDNEDENKDLLFKKKRDRAESPSSNTTGSGSGDEVENNTEPDENSTENSLPPPPPATSTNLITNTSNNVTNTNNNNNNNNNIPAEDTQSKSVVKTEVDNGVDKQDGPPVQAATVPVIMSNKVPTENTMPLNVSIRLPEDIGDIKHLIKCATTDDEMKREKFDNKLQNPEVKKETFKVEPKAEEHMEEEKDTSVDKVKTELIIPRVITMEKGIMQEEYEGGNEQTQHIISLKEHLKDPLNYYNEPTPLLNHLQPNLKDNKQHPLNLKEAQPIDTRPNDQIVNMNHGSYMPPDQIKQEPPSYGFSGTPREQTNQEIQPPTSSAVMTNTVIKIEPRDEPMELTNPPRDFSQVPSSSQPLNIPQVIPMAQYSAQQNPPQRDYEDERRPEKMERPERLDRPERTDLGGSSSMGNTSIGQPPLPSMMQSNNLVTIGGGSQQMGHYGYIQPGVPLALDKNTPVAMPNQNEPQNLKVKQEIQEPPSIHQSVGHAPPSSHIQSLPPYSQGNISQAHPHTSVMPPTSAAAVVTSGLNQGPFMPPHSTHMQQAAVVDPLQSLKDVKVPGYVPSSGSQTSDRSPSGSTTMDVKKEPDFGMPMTSRASPAQVGEKCSTPKNTTPTPLIQVSQTPPLRHTGTNSPHSAINLINSSNNPPTSLPQSMHPQPGAPYPPQHSHPLMHPSFLHPMHPFHSHPYSPYPFSYPYPYPVPQPHAIPPPSGRVDGPQKIDTVSATLMSSQHSTTSTLTSKKEIREPIENGTERHQTHEMTLTHNQSTSHHSSVHASSEKHNYGGGSSHSITISHSTSTSSSQSVQHKVNQKTVRTGSPHTPISQTTTATINHSSSSSGGGNHQHTHHHTHHHERLSPGGNQLLRHGMHPKPPPQGNLQHLMIQPPSLGHHPGSLGPPQSMGSSSLEALRVHAAQAAANMQQSMQSSPSPLSLPSTKPPPPEEVVKIEPDPEPSPEDEGQSSPIAPSRGPSPEPRIEDNECHRSQSAIFLRHWNRGDYNSCTRTDLTFKPVPDSKLARKREERLRKQAEREREEREKVQQAQARKIATPEKPDVKPPSRGPLETVSSPYERFQRPGFQDTPALRQLSEYARPHGGFSPGHMQRTLLPPAHVMDPMLQYQLNMYGPAARERLELEHLEREKREREIRELRERELNDRLKEELMKSGMRGPPNPMDPHWLEIQRRYAAGLAGPAGPGGIPLHHFALYPGAGASPQLSQLERERLERLGIPPPGAPGGPPGAPPGHPHHPAHQAQLEAAERLALATDPMYCSQVRLQMAGISPEYHAHTHAHTHAHTHLHLHPQQQQAQQEAAAAAAGFPLPASGTPGYPRPGMMHGRDGPLALHHPDLLGRPYADQLAHQAAAHEQIQRQMMLERERFPPHPSIVAHHEEYLRQRERELKVRALEDAARGSRP, from the exons ttACATGATGCAAACTACGACCCTGGCAGAGCCCTTCAGTCGCTCGTAAAGTGTCCGGTACCAAAAGGAGTTTACAAGAAATGGAGCGAAGAAGAGACAAAAAGATTTGTTAAGGGATTAAGACAATTTGGAaagaattttttcagaataCGTAAAGATTTGTTGCCACACAGAGACACG CCTGAACTAGTCGAATTTTATTATCTCTGGAAGAAAACTCCCGGTGCTAATAACAACCGGCCTCACAGACGTCGAAGACAAGGCTCTCTAAGAAGGATACGAAACACAAGAAACAGTAGGGGAGCCAATAACTCAAACTCAA atcGTAATGGTGCTCCAGCAGAAACAGAAACAAGCAGACCATCACCTGGCCCCGGTAAGGAAcctggtgagaccagctcggtgACAGAGGATGATGACGAAGAGAACGACAGCGACAGTAGAGACTCACAATACAGATGTTCACACTGCTTCACGACAA ACTCGAAAGACTGGCAACCTGGCGGAAGAGACAGACAGATATTGTGTGTAGACTGCAGAGCACACTACAAAAAAACCAATGACCTGCCTCCTATAGCCAACCAAAATAACCTGGAGGACATCATATCGACAG ATAACCCAGATGAAAGCCCGCAGCGAATGAGAACCAGGAATAAGGCAGCAAAGGAACAATCGACAAGAAGCTGTACACGACCGAAAAGAGGTGGCACAGAAACTCCTGAACCTAAGACGCCCGTTAAGCAATCTTCCAGTGACAAATCGTCCAACACTCCTAATAAGAAGAAACCAAAACTGGAGACTCCAACCAAAAGTAGAAAACGAGTCCATGAGAAAGAAGATAATGAGGATGAAAACAAGGATCTTCTATTTAAAAAGAAGAGAGACAGGGCAGAAAGTCCTTCCAGTAACACAACTGGATCTGGCTCAGGTGATGAGGTCGAGAACAACACTGAACCTGATGAGAATAGCACTGAGAACAGTCTTCCTCCCCCTCCTCCCGCAACATCTACCAACCTAATAACCAACACTTCCAACAATGTAACAaataccaataataataataataataacaacaatataCCAGCAGAAGATACTCAATCAAAGAGTGTTGTGAAGACTGAGGTTGATAATGGAGTGGATAAACAAGATGGTCCTCCAGTTCAAGCCGCAACAGTACCTGTGATCATGTCAAATAAAGTTCCGACAGAGAACACCATGCCTTTGAACGTGTCAATCAGGTTACCCGAAGACATAGGTGACATTAAGCATTTGATCAAGTGTGCTACTACAGATGATGAAATGAAGAGGGAGAAATTTGACAATAAGCTTCAAAATCCGGAGGTTAAAAAAGAAACCTTCAAGGTAGAACCTAAAGCTGAAGAACATATGGAAGAAGAGAAAGACACGAGCGTGGATAAAGTTAAAACTGAGCTTATTATTCCAAGGGTCATAACAATGGAAAAAGGAATCATGCAAGAAGAATACGAGGGTGGCAACGAACAAACGCAACATATCATTTCCCTCAAAGAGCATCTTAAAGATCCTTTAAATTATTACAATGAACCTACGCCTCTATTAAACCACCTACAACCCAACCTCAAGGATAACAAGCAACACCCCTTGAATCTGAAGGAAGCACAACCCATTGACACACGACCAAATGACCAAATTGTGAATATGAACCACGGTAGTTATATGCCACCGGATCAGATCAAACAAGAACCGCCTTCCTATGGGTTCTCTGGTACCCCCAGAGAACAAACAAATCAGGAAATACAGCCTCCAACTTCCTCTGCTGTCATGACAAACACTGTTATAAAGATTGAACCTCGCGACGAACCCATGGAACTGACCAATCCTCCTCGAGATTTCAGTCAGGTTCCGTCCAGCAGTCAACCTTTGAACATACCCCAGGTTATTCCCATGGCTCAGTACTCTGCACAGCAGAATCCCCCACAAAGGGATTACGAGGACGAAAGGAGACCAGAGAAGATGGAACGGCCAGAAAGATTGGATAGGCCAGAAAGGACAGATCTTGGAGGGTCTAGTTCGATGGGAAATACATCAATTGGTCAACCCCCACTGCCTAGCATGATGCAGTCCAATAATCTAGTCACCATCGGGGGAGGATCGCAGCAGATGGGACATTACGGATACATCCAACCCGGCGTCCCTCTAGCCCTAGACAAAAACACACCGGTAGCCATGCCCAACCAGAATGAACCTCAGAATCTCAAGGTCAAACAGGAAATCCAAGAGCCTCCGTCAATTCACCAGAGTGTCGGTCACGCTCCTCCTTCTAGTCATATACAATCCTTGCCTCCTTACTCCCAAGGGAACATTTCTCAGGCTCATCCCCACACGTCGGTGATGCCTCCTACATCCGCTGCGGCGGTGGTCACGAGCGGTCTGAATCAGGGACCTTTCATGCCGCCCCATTCAACGCATATGCAACAGGCGGCTGTCGTGGATCCATTGCAGAGTCTGAAGGACGTTAAAGTCCCTGGCTATGTGCCTTCCTCTGGATCGCAGACGTCCGATAGATCTCCGTCCGGGTCGACGACGATGGACGTGAAGAAAGAACCCGACTTCGGAATGCCGATGACTAGCCGAGCAAGTCCTGCTCAGGTTGGGGAAAAATGCTCCACTCCGAAGAATACCACGCCCACGCCATTGATACAGGTCTCGCAAACTCCTCCTTTACGTCACACCG GTACGAATTCTCCGCATTCGGCAATCAATTTGATCAACTCTAGCAATAATCCCCCTACGTCTCTACCTCAGTCAATGCATCCCCAACCTGGCGCTCCTTATCCTCCACAACACTCACATCCTCTCATGCATCCGTCGTTTTTGCATCCGATGCATCCTTTCCATTCACACCCCTATTCGCCTTACCCCTTCTCCTATCCTTATCCATACCCTGTGCCACAGCCACACGCCATTCCACCACCATCAGGTAGGGTTGATGGTCCCCAAAAGATAGACACAGTCAGCGCCACATTGATGTCTTCTCAACACAGTACAACAAGTACTCTGACGAGTAAAAAGGAGATCAGAGAGCCAATAGAGAATG GTACAGAAAGACATCAAACGCACGAAATGACGCTGACGCACAACCAATCTACGTCACATCATAGTTCGGTCCACGCCAGTTCCGAAAAGCACAACTATGGCGGCGGATCAAGTCACTCCATCACAATATCGCACTCAACGAGTACGAGTTCTAGTCAATCGGTGCAGCACAAAGTTAACCAGAAGACAGTTAGGACTGGGTCGCCCCACACTCCTATATCACAG ACCACTACGGCCACAATAAACCATTCATCATCTTCGTCTGGAGGCGGCAATCACCAACACACACATCACCACACACATCATCACGAGCGATTATCGCCTGGCGGCAATCAGTTACTCAGGCATGGTATGCATCCAAAACCGCCACCCCAGGGTAACCTACAGCATCTTATGATCCAACCACCAAGCCTTGGACACCATCCCGGTTCTCTAG GTCCTCCTCAGTCTATGGGCAGTAGCTCTCTAGAAGCCTTAAGGGTTCACGCTGCTCAAGCCGCTGCCAACATGCAGCAGAGCATGCAGTCTAGTCCTTCTCCATTAAGCCTACCTAGTACCAAACCTCCACCGCCCGAAGAGGTTGTCAAGATAGAACCAGATCCTGAACCCTCTCCAGAGGATGAAGGCCAATCAAGCCCAATTGCACCATCTAGGGGGCCTTCCCCTGAACCCAGAATAGAGGATAATGAGTGTCACAGAAGTCAGTCAGCAAT CTTTCTACGGCACTGGAATCGTGGCGATTACAATTCGTGCACTAGGACTGATCTGACCTTCAAACCTGTGCCAGACTCAAAGTTGGCTAGGAAGAGAGAGGAGAGGCTACGAAAACAAGCAGAACGTGAAAGGGAAGAAAGGGAGAAGGTGCAACAAGCTCAGGCAAGAAAAATAGCGACGCCAGAGAAGCCAGACGTGAAGCCCCCTTCAAGGGGACCCTTAGAAACGGTTTCCTCGCCCTACGAAAGGTTCCAGAGACCTGGGTTCCAAGATACTCCTGCTTTAAGGCAACTCTCTGAGTATGCAAGACCTCATGGTGGATTTAGTCCAG GACACATGCAAAGGACACTGCTGCCTCCTGCACATGTTATGGACCCTATGCTCCAATATCAGCTCAACATGTATGGTCCAGCTGCTAGGGAGAGGCTTGAACTGGAGCATCTGGAGAGAGAGAAGCGGGAGCGTGAAATCCGAGAGCTCAGGGAGAGGGAACTGAACGATAGACTCAAAGAGGAATTGATGAAGAGTGGAATGAGAGGTCCTCCTAATCCCATGGATCCCCACTGGTTGGAAATACAGAGGAGATACGCGGCAGGCTTGGCGGGTCCTGCAG GGCCTGGCGGCATTCCGTTACATCACTTCGCCCTGTATCCAGGCGCCGGTGCCAGTCCCCAACTCTCCCAGCTGGAGAGAGAACGATTGGAGAGGTTAGGAATACCACCACCTGGAGCTCCAGGTGGTCCCCCAGGTGCGCCACCCGGTCATCCTCACCACCCTGCACATCAGGCACAGCTAGAAGCTGCTGAAAGGTTGGCTTTAGCCACCGATCCCATG TATTGTTCGCAGGTCCGACTACAGATGGCGGGTATATCGCCAGAATATCACGCACACACTCATGCGCACACCCATGCTCATACCCATCTGCATCTACATCCACAGCAACAGCAGGCTCAACAAGAAGCTGCTGCTGCCGCCGCAGGTTTTCCTCTGCCag CTTCCGGTACCCCAGGTTATCCAAGGCCTGGCATGATGCATGGTAGGGATGGCCCATTGGCTTTGCATCATCCTGATTTGTTAGGAAGACCTTACGCCGACCAGCTGGCTCACCAG GCTGCTGCACATGAACAAATTCAAAGACAAATGATGTTAGAGAGGGAAAGATTTCCCCCCCATCCATCAATTGTTGCACATCATGAGGAATATTTGAG gCAAAGAGAAAGAGAACTGAAAGTGAGAGCCTTGGAAGATGCAGCGAGAGGATCTAGACCTTAG
- the LOC123677138 gene encoding arginine-glutamic acid dipeptide repeats protein isoform X12, which translates to MAGSQGEIRVGPASQVKDIYARLPEYRPGVPPDQLSPDPEDSVTREELRWVPAMTLDTDLLMYLRAARSMAAFAGMCDGGCPEDGANAASRDDTTINALDVLHDANYDPGRALQSLVKCPVPKGVYKKWSEEETKRFVKGLRQFGKNFFRIRKDLLPHRDTPELVEFYYLWKKTPGANNNRPHRRRRQGSLRRIRNTRNSRGANNSNSNRNGAPAETETSRPSPGPGKEPGETSSVTEDDDEENDSDSRDSQYRCSHCFTTNSKDWQPGGRDRQILCVDCRAHYKKTNDLPPIANQNNLEDIISTDNPDESPQRMRTRNKAAKEQSTRSCTRPKRGGTETPEPKTPVKQSSSDKSSNTPNKKKPKLETPTKSRKRVHEKEDNEDENKDLLFKKKRDRAESPSSNTTGSGSGDEVENNTEPDENSTENSLPPPPPATSTNLITNTSNNVTNTNNNNNNNNNIPAEDTQSKSVVKTEVDNGVDKQDGPPVQAATVPVIMSNKVPTENTMPLNVSIRLPEDIGDIKHLIKCATTDDEMKREKFDNKLQNPEVKKETFKVEPKAEEHMEEEKDTSVDKVKTELIIPRVITMEKGIMQEEYEGGNEQTQHIISLKEHLKDPLNYYNEPTPLLNHLQPNLKDNKQHPLNLKEAQPIDTRPNDQIVNMNHGSYMPPDQIKQEPPSYGFSGTPREQTNQEIQPPTSSAVMTNTVIKIEPRDEPMELTNPPRDFSQVPSSSQPLNIPQVIPMAQYSAQQNPPQRDYEDERRPEKMERPERLDRPERTDLGGSSSMGNTSIGQPPLPSMMQSNNLVTIGGGSQQMGHYGYIQPGVPLALDKNTPVAMPNQNEPQNLKVKQEIQEPPSIHQSVGHAPPSSHIQSLPPYSQGNISQAHPHTSVMPPTSAAAVVTSGLNQGPFMPPHSTHMQQAAVVDPLQSLKDVKVPGYVPSSGSQTSDRSPSGSTTMDVKKEPDFGMPMTSRASPAQVGEKCSTPKNTTPTPLIQVSQTPPLRHTGTNSPHSAINLINSSNNPPTSLPQSMHPQPGAPYPPQHSHPLMHPSFLHPMHPFHSHPYSPYPFSYPYPYPVPQPHAIPPPSGRVDGPQKIDTVSATLMSSQHSTTSTLTSKKEIREPIENGTERHQTHEMTLTHNQSTSHHSSVHASSEKHNYGGGSSHSITISHSTSTSSSQSVQHKVNQKTVRTGSPHTPISQTTTATINHSSSSSGGGNHQHTHHHTHHHERLSPGGNQLLRHGMHPKPPPQGNLQHLMIQPPSLGHHPGSLGPPQSMGSSSLEALRVHAAQAAANMQQSMQSSPSPLSLPSTKPPPPEEVVKIEPDPEPSPEDEGQSSPIAPSRGPSPEPRIEDNECHRSQSAIFLRHWNRGDYNSCTRTDLTFKPVPDSKLARKREERLRKQAEREREEREKVQQAQARKIATPEKPDVKPPSRGPLETVSSPYERFQRPGFQDTPALRQLSEYARPHGGFSPGHMQRTLLPPAHVMDPMLQYQLNMYGPAARERLELEHLEREKREREIRELRERELNDRLKEELMKSGMRGPPNPMDPHWLEIQRRYAAGLAGPAGPGGIPLHHFALYPGAGASPQLSQLERERLERLGIPPPGAPGGPPGAPPGHPHHPAHQAQLEAAERLALATDPMVRLQMAGISPEYHAHTHAHTHAHTHLHLHPQQQQAQQEAAAAAAGFPLPASGTPGYPRPGMMHGRDGPLALHHPDLLGRPYADQLAHQAAAHEQIQRQMMLERERFPPHPSIVAHHEEYLRQRERELKVRALEDAARGSRP; encoded by the exons ttACATGATGCAAACTACGACCCTGGCAGAGCCCTTCAGTCGCTCGTAAAGTGTCCGGTACCAAAAGGAGTTTACAAGAAATGGAGCGAAGAAGAGACAAAAAGATTTGTTAAGGGATTAAGACAATTTGGAaagaattttttcagaataCGTAAAGATTTGTTGCCACACAGAGACACG CCTGAACTAGTCGAATTTTATTATCTCTGGAAGAAAACTCCCGGTGCTAATAACAACCGGCCTCACAGACGTCGAAGACAAGGCTCTCTAAGAAGGATACGAAACACAAGAAACAGTAGGGGAGCCAATAACTCAAACTCAA atcGTAATGGTGCTCCAGCAGAAACAGAAACAAGCAGACCATCACCTGGCCCCGGTAAGGAAcctggtgagaccagctcggtgACAGAGGATGATGACGAAGAGAACGACAGCGACAGTAGAGACTCACAATACAGATGTTCACACTGCTTCACGACAA ACTCGAAAGACTGGCAACCTGGCGGAAGAGACAGACAGATATTGTGTGTAGACTGCAGAGCACACTACAAAAAAACCAATGACCTGCCTCCTATAGCCAACCAAAATAACCTGGAGGACATCATATCGACAG ATAACCCAGATGAAAGCCCGCAGCGAATGAGAACCAGGAATAAGGCAGCAAAGGAACAATCGACAAGAAGCTGTACACGACCGAAAAGAGGTGGCACAGAAACTCCTGAACCTAAGACGCCCGTTAAGCAATCTTCCAGTGACAAATCGTCCAACACTCCTAATAAGAAGAAACCAAAACTGGAGACTCCAACCAAAAGTAGAAAACGAGTCCATGAGAAAGAAGATAATGAGGATGAAAACAAGGATCTTCTATTTAAAAAGAAGAGAGACAGGGCAGAAAGTCCTTCCAGTAACACAACTGGATCTGGCTCAGGTGATGAGGTCGAGAACAACACTGAACCTGATGAGAATAGCACTGAGAACAGTCTTCCTCCCCCTCCTCCCGCAACATCTACCAACCTAATAACCAACACTTCCAACAATGTAACAaataccaataataataataataataacaacaatataCCAGCAGAAGATACTCAATCAAAGAGTGTTGTGAAGACTGAGGTTGATAATGGAGTGGATAAACAAGATGGTCCTCCAGTTCAAGCCGCAACAGTACCTGTGATCATGTCAAATAAAGTTCCGACAGAGAACACCATGCCTTTGAACGTGTCAATCAGGTTACCCGAAGACATAGGTGACATTAAGCATTTGATCAAGTGTGCTACTACAGATGATGAAATGAAGAGGGAGAAATTTGACAATAAGCTTCAAAATCCGGAGGTTAAAAAAGAAACCTTCAAGGTAGAACCTAAAGCTGAAGAACATATGGAAGAAGAGAAAGACACGAGCGTGGATAAAGTTAAAACTGAGCTTATTATTCCAAGGGTCATAACAATGGAAAAAGGAATCATGCAAGAAGAATACGAGGGTGGCAACGAACAAACGCAACATATCATTTCCCTCAAAGAGCATCTTAAAGATCCTTTAAATTATTACAATGAACCTACGCCTCTATTAAACCACCTACAACCCAACCTCAAGGATAACAAGCAACACCCCTTGAATCTGAAGGAAGCACAACCCATTGACACACGACCAAATGACCAAATTGTGAATATGAACCACGGTAGTTATATGCCACCGGATCAGATCAAACAAGAACCGCCTTCCTATGGGTTCTCTGGTACCCCCAGAGAACAAACAAATCAGGAAATACAGCCTCCAACTTCCTCTGCTGTCATGACAAACACTGTTATAAAGATTGAACCTCGCGACGAACCCATGGAACTGACCAATCCTCCTCGAGATTTCAGTCAGGTTCCGTCCAGCAGTCAACCTTTGAACATACCCCAGGTTATTCCCATGGCTCAGTACTCTGCACAGCAGAATCCCCCACAAAGGGATTACGAGGACGAAAGGAGACCAGAGAAGATGGAACGGCCAGAAAGATTGGATAGGCCAGAAAGGACAGATCTTGGAGGGTCTAGTTCGATGGGAAATACATCAATTGGTCAACCCCCACTGCCTAGCATGATGCAGTCCAATAATCTAGTCACCATCGGGGGAGGATCGCAGCAGATGGGACATTACGGATACATCCAACCCGGCGTCCCTCTAGCCCTAGACAAAAACACACCGGTAGCCATGCCCAACCAGAATGAACCTCAGAATCTCAAGGTCAAACAGGAAATCCAAGAGCCTCCGTCAATTCACCAGAGTGTCGGTCACGCTCCTCCTTCTAGTCATATACAATCCTTGCCTCCTTACTCCCAAGGGAACATTTCTCAGGCTCATCCCCACACGTCGGTGATGCCTCCTACATCCGCTGCGGCGGTGGTCACGAGCGGTCTGAATCAGGGACCTTTCATGCCGCCCCATTCAACGCATATGCAACAGGCGGCTGTCGTGGATCCATTGCAGAGTCTGAAGGACGTTAAAGTCCCTGGCTATGTGCCTTCCTCTGGATCGCAGACGTCCGATAGATCTCCGTCCGGGTCGACGACGATGGACGTGAAGAAAGAACCCGACTTCGGAATGCCGATGACTAGCCGAGCAAGTCCTGCTCAGGTTGGGGAAAAATGCTCCACTCCGAAGAATACCACGCCCACGCCATTGATACAGGTCTCGCAAACTCCTCCTTTACGTCACACCG GTACGAATTCTCCGCATTCGGCAATCAATTTGATCAACTCTAGCAATAATCCCCCTACGTCTCTACCTCAGTCAATGCATCCCCAACCTGGCGCTCCTTATCCTCCACAACACTCACATCCTCTCATGCATCCGTCGTTTTTGCATCCGATGCATCCTTTCCATTCACACCCCTATTCGCCTTACCCCTTCTCCTATCCTTATCCATACCCTGTGCCACAGCCACACGCCATTCCACCACCATCAGGTAGGGTTGATGGTCCCCAAAAGATAGACACAGTCAGCGCCACATTGATGTCTTCTCAACACAGTACAACAAGTACTCTGACGAGTAAAAAGGAGATCAGAGAGCCAATAGAGAATG GTACAGAAAGACATCAAACGCACGAAATGACGCTGACGCACAACCAATCTACGTCACATCATAGTTCGGTCCACGCCAGTTCCGAAAAGCACAACTATGGCGGCGGATCAAGTCACTCCATCACAATATCGCACTCAACGAGTACGAGTTCTAGTCAATCGGTGCAGCACAAAGTTAACCAGAAGACAGTTAGGACTGGGTCGCCCCACACTCCTATATCACAG ACCACTACGGCCACAATAAACCATTCATCATCTTCGTCTGGAGGCGGCAATCACCAACACACACATCACCACACACATCATCACGAGCGATTATCGCCTGGCGGCAATCAGTTACTCAGGCATGGTATGCATCCAAAACCGCCACCCCAGGGTAACCTACAGCATCTTATGATCCAACCACCAAGCCTTGGACACCATCCCGGTTCTCTAG GTCCTCCTCAGTCTATGGGCAGTAGCTCTCTAGAAGCCTTAAGGGTTCACGCTGCTCAAGCCGCTGCCAACATGCAGCAGAGCATGCAGTCTAGTCCTTCTCCATTAAGCCTACCTAGTACCAAACCTCCACCGCCCGAAGAGGTTGTCAAGATAGAACCAGATCCTGAACCCTCTCCAGAGGATGAAGGCCAATCAAGCCCAATTGCACCATCTAGGGGGCCTTCCCCTGAACCCAGAATAGAGGATAATGAGTGTCACAGAAGTCAGTCAGCAAT CTTTCTACGGCACTGGAATCGTGGCGATTACAATTCGTGCACTAGGACTGATCTGACCTTCAAACCTGTGCCAGACTCAAAGTTGGCTAGGAAGAGAGAGGAGAGGCTACGAAAACAAGCAGAACGTGAAAGGGAAGAAAGGGAGAAGGTGCAACAAGCTCAGGCAAGAAAAATAGCGACGCCAGAGAAGCCAGACGTGAAGCCCCCTTCAAGGGGACCCTTAGAAACGGTTTCCTCGCCCTACGAAAGGTTCCAGAGACCTGGGTTCCAAGATACTCCTGCTTTAAGGCAACTCTCTGAGTATGCAAGACCTCATGGTGGATTTAGTCCAG GACACATGCAAAGGACACTGCTGCCTCCTGCACATGTTATGGACCCTATGCTCCAATATCAGCTCAACATGTATGGTCCAGCTGCTAGGGAGAGGCTTGAACTGGAGCATCTGGAGAGAGAGAAGCGGGAGCGTGAAATCCGAGAGCTCAGGGAGAGGGAACTGAACGATAGACTCAAAGAGGAATTGATGAAGAGTGGAATGAGAGGTCCTCCTAATCCCATGGATCCCCACTGGTTGGAAATACAGAGGAGATACGCGGCAGGCTTGGCGGGTCCTGCAG GGCCTGGCGGCATTCCGTTACATCACTTCGCCCTGTATCCAGGCGCCGGTGCCAGTCCCCAACTCTCCCAGCTGGAGAGAGAACGATTGGAGAGGTTAGGAATACCACCACCTGGAGCTCCAGGTGGTCCCCCAGGTGCGCCACCCGGTCATCCTCACCACCCTGCACATCAGGCACAGCTAGAAGCTGCTGAAAGGTTGGCTTTAGCCACCGATCCCATG GTCCGACTACAGATGGCGGGTATATCGCCAGAATATCACGCACACACTCATGCGCACACCCATGCTCATACCCATCTGCATCTACATCCACAGCAACAGCAGGCTCAACAAGAAGCTGCTGCTGCCGCCGCAGGTTTTCCTCTGCCag CTTCCGGTACCCCAGGTTATCCAAGGCCTGGCATGATGCATGGTAGGGATGGCCCATTGGCTTTGCATCATCCTGATTTGTTAGGAAGACCTTACGCCGACCAGCTGGCTCACCAG GCTGCTGCACATGAACAAATTCAAAGACAAATGATGTTAGAGAGGGAAAGATTTCCCCCCCATCCATCAATTGTTGCACATCATGAGGAATATTTGAG gCAAAGAGAAAGAGAACTGAAAGTGAGAGCCTTGGAAGATGCAGCGAGAGGATCTAGACCTTAG